TCACATCTATACCTATTTGGGTATCTTCGTATATATGTGCAAACATTATAAGAGCACCTTCAATATCATTGAAATTATCATGATTAAAGATGCATAATCTCAGACTTGGCAATCAAACCCAAAATCCAACAACCTACGCAACTCGCCCATTAATTTTGAAGGATGGGTTGGATAAGTTGGGTGATTGACTTTGGTAGATTGAATTACGAAAAACTAATTTATTCATTGGATAGGTTGAGTTTAGAGGGACCCGGAATATCTCTTATTTGAACCAATCAATTCTCCCGGAGCTAATTATGTCTCTGATCAAGCTCCAAATTTGTTGGGTATTTGTTAGGTAGTTGAACAAAACCAGTTGCCGAAGAGGTGAGTGATCAATGTGGCTACTTCGCCATATACCAGTTCAGCTTCTATCAAGGTActttctggatttttttttattctaccCAATATTTTTCCAACTTGGTCGTAGCTTGCATCTAAAATCACGTAGATATTCTCTGTGAAGAGCTTTTAGTTAAGGAAAACACGGTAGTTTTAAAACTATGGGCACGTTTGCAACTTTTTGGACCTCTTTCCTCTGAAATGTTTGGAGTATTAAAGataaagaaacattttaaaaacactGTAGTTTTAATTAATCTGAAAAGGAAGTAATTAATCTTATTAAATCTTTTTCTTCCAGATTTAGGGATTTGAAGCAATTCTTGAGTTTTGATATGTCACATGAGGTCGCCCATCAATTGGGAGAAGGGATGGATTGGATAGTTTGAAAGGAAGAAGTGTAAATGAgaattcttggatttgaacCCTCCTATTTAcactattaaaaataaaaataaaaagttctACAAAAAGAGATCTCCTATTTATGTGAAATAAGAATGAAATAGGAATCTGCATATTTGCTTAACTCAATATCAAATTTATCGATCCTTTCATAAGGGTGAAGAAGAAATAGGAATGAAAATTTCCACCTGTTCTGTGCTCAGATTAAGGGTGAAGAAGAAATATGGAGAGGTGCAAATTGTGGTGGAGGTTTCTTAGGTGGTTTTGCTGAGTTTGAGGGCTCCATGGAACAGGTTAATCATAAGTTTCCATGGCTTCCTACTTATGCCTAGGCAAGTTTCTCATATGGATGCTTATGGACATTCCCAGCTTGCTTAATTAGTAGTAGTAATAGTTGGCAGTGTCAAACTCCAATGCAATGTGATTTCAAATCTTCCAAAAAAAGGTTAATTTCACTTCACACCCCTCAATTATgcatgatttctttttttttttttttttttttttttactttagttcctaaacttcaaaatggaaCACTTTAGTTTCTAAGGTATAAAATCTTTTCAACTTTAGAGAATCCCAATCAGTCCTATTGTTGATCAATTGTGATCTTGAAATACTTCAACGATTATCTACTACTATATATGAATTTTCATACACCAACTACGTGATAGCGTAACACTTAGGGGTATAATCCAAATTAGCGATTCAACTTGGACTCGCAAGTAATTTGATCAAAGGCTCGACACAGGGTTGATAAGTTTTGATAGGAATTTTGTTGAATTGATAATCACGCCAACATTTACcgtatttttctttcttttatacaTGTATGTGAAGTGAATAAGAGATGAAAATTAAAGCAGCGAGGAAGCGGATCAGGAGAGAATCCATATCTTGTTCTTAAAGGCGTTGAAACTTGAAATacagggaaaaaataaaatatcacgCCTTCTGATTCCTCTCCTTGAAAATGAGGTTTTTTTAACACCGATAATAGAGCATTTTTTCCTGCTTTAGTTTAACGCccaaaaaatttttaacatAGAAAAGTTCTGTTTCTGTTATTTTGCTTCTAACACCTCTGTCCTCTTTTGTACACAAAGCAACTTGGAGAAATAAGCATATAACAATTTGACACAGTCAGGCTGCCTTAGCAATACTAAAATTGCTTGCCATCGAAATGTTTCCGCAATGGTGAGACAAATTCACGGAATATCTATAGCAAACAACCTTAAAaatctttttgctcaatattACCTGTTGGGACTTGGCAGACTAccttcgaaaaaaaaaatgatggagaacaaagacaaaaaaaattcaaagtaaGTTTTGGCTATGTGAAAGAGTTTTTTATTGAACTTCAATGtttgaatttgaattaaaagtcttttttttttttttaaattcaagttGAAACTACTATAAAAATCTTTTTGTGTTTAAGTGTAAGTAAGCaagtttgaattcaaaatctctTATTTACACTTTCTCTGCCGAACCACCCAATACATACTGCCTCCGATTATAAAAACTAGGAAGAGATCCCGCGCAATACACGGGAGTTAGTACCTTTGGAGTTAGCACCTGTGTGGTGAAAAAGTTATTGAGgtaacaattaacaaatttcTAAGAAGAAAACGGaagaaagcaaaacaaaaaaagtatACAAGAAGGTAATCCAATGATGAAAGAGCAATTGAAGTGATGCTTAACAATTTCGTAATTTAATTGAGAAGAAAgtgcaacaaaaacaaaagcaaattaAAAGAGATAACCCACTCATCACAAGTAAATAGGAATATGTGTATTATCAATAAATCTGAAGAGACCAATTTCCCATTGATCTTGTTTACAACCTTCATAATAACAAAAAGATCATCATCCTTTAATTTGCTGATGATCCCAAGTATCGGTTGATCAACACTTTTTGTCTTTTAATTGTATTTGTTGACTTGGAACTGGCAAGACTAATCCTAGAGTACTTGTAATCCATCCAAACCTAAGCCATCAATTATCTTCCTATCAGGATTTTTTGCAATATCAATACTCAAATACACCTAGACAAAACTACAATCTTCCTACCAGAAAAATAATTTCCAGTAATTATTTTAGTATCATCGTAGTaaaaaaaatgcttttattACTAATAATTGTTTGTTCTTTCACTATTTCTTTCTTGGGGCTAGAAATTCACCTTTTGATGAGGAGGAGCATCAATTTGAGCACAATAATCATCCGCAACCATTTTAGTTTTGATTCATACATATTGCTAAAACCAAATAATCCAAATCCCAGCCGCAATTCCTTTGAGAGGCTGACATTAACTACTATCAACAAATAAAATCATGCATTAGCCTCAGTGaaaaatggaaggaaaaaaaaaattaaagggtaGATATGGagaatttcaacatgtaaaagAAATGGAGCCAACGACCGATATTTTtggattaaagaaaatatgagatTACTTGAACGATTATTTCTTATTATTTGTAGTTTGAAAGAAAAACCAAAATCCAAAGCGTTAAGGATTGGTAGGGGAAAAGAAGTAGGAAATGTGAAGACAGGATGAGATTGGTACAAATTTAATAACCTATGATGTTGTTAAGAGATTAATGCAAATTTAATAGTAGTAGCCGTAggaaaatatttatgatttatcaaTAAGCCAAAAAGGTGTCTTGAGAATTCCTACATGATTAATTAGCGTGAAATACCTTAAAAGCCGACCTTTTAAAATGACTCTGAAAGCAACTTTATAGGCAATAAAGTAAGTTTCGTATGATAATAATACTTAATAGCTCTCACACACATTAATATTGTCTCAAACTTGCCTCAATTACCGATTATAATCAGCCTCATCCCTTACCATAGTGAAATTCCTTATCTCAAGGTTTCCTTTAGTTTGCAATCGGATTAAATACCTTTCTGGTTGGATAACGGATAGTTTAGAGGGTAAACTGATAACTTCCTCCTATACATAAGCAGCATCTAAGTTGCTAATAGCATTTTTGCTCTGCGTTgatggcattttttttttatttgtattaaTTACACCCACATTTAAAAGGGCATTATAAGAACAACGTATTGAAGGAAGCACGCATGACCATGTTGTACTTTGCACTTAAGCATTTGGATTACACTTTTCCTCTTCCATATTTACCTCTCCACAGATGTTAGGtgaaattttctcaaaaaatcagcagcaaagtcttttttttttatatacgtATAGGATCTCGAATCATCACCCCCTATGCATTAATAATTATCTTTTACCTCCATGATAAGGAATACAAAAGTCACACGGCTGATTccaatttgaagtagaaaagccaaaaacaaaagaaaatgtaaaagttCCACATATATAATTCTAaccagtgaaattgtcaaagtaATATAACAAGCCAAACCAGACAAGCAAACGGTTCGGAACCCACAGATCACACTagtaatattaatatgtatttACCCCATAAAAGTCCGACAAAGCCTAGTCTAACCTACCATTAGTCCGCTATTAAAAAGTTGAAGGCCTGTTTGGGGATTTGGTcccaaataaataagaaaaacaTTTTATACAAAGCTGTAGAAAATAACAAATTCCTGGCTCACATGCACCCTTCCTAAATTTGTTCCTTCTCTGTCTCGTCCCACACAGTAGCCACTTCACCCACAGCCTCTCGTTtcaattctaaatttttaattcgAATAAAAACATTGGCCCCACTTCTCAGATTCCCCCGCCCCCCCTCCCCGttcccaaccaaaaaaaaaaacacccaaaccaaatttttttttcccttttcttttctggcAATTCCTTTCTACCAAAAAGAACACAAAAAGTTGAAACCCATGTTGATGTACCcaaaaacaagacaaaaaaaggttaaaagttAAAACCCATAAATCAAAATCTTTTAAAAGAGGTCAAagtatattataaaaaaaaaaaaaaaaaaaaaagaggttccTTTCCTTGACTTGCTCATGTTCTTCCTTGACCAGCACAAAATTTACCCCTGCATTTATCATCTTGCTCTAacattcatttctttctttttatgggaaagtaaaggaaaaaaatgaattctTTATTTTGCTTCTCTTTCTTTCTAGAAGTGTGAATGTGAATAATAAGTGCTATACTAATAAATGGAAATGAATGCAAACTGccctcctttcttttctttcttgtgaaTTCCCctaccttttttctttttcttttttttttttttacttttttgacctttttcagagtgttaaaaataaataattgataataaataaatgaatatttcTATTTTAACATAAGCAAGTTTAGCCTTTGCTTGACTGGTGGGGTTTGTCTTTGTATGCTTTTCTTAGTGCAATAgtgcaattcttttctttgattCTGCTGCTTTTCAGTCCTTCACAATCCTTTTCAAGATTCCCCTCACTTCCTAAGCCTTCCCaatttttttcttataaaatttccctctttttctgtttttctttttgttttctcttggtttagcaTTTTTTGCATCTCCCCACATGCATGTTCTTGGGCGTGTCTGATCTGGATTGGATCGCAAGGATctctatttgttttttttttttttttttttttccttccttcatTTTTGAGTTTCAGAAAAAACAGTGTAAAAACAGGGGAGCAAATAAGTATTGTGGGGTTCAGTGTTTTTTGGGAAGGGTCTTTTTGCAAGAGTCTCAtcaggaggaggagaagaaagaaCGAGGTGAGAAGGTGAGATTTCTTAACACCCTTTTGGATCGTTTAGCCTTTGGGACCCTGCCAAGATTCTTGCCTTTTGTATTTCTGAGAATTTTGGGATGTCTGTTCTGCTTCTGCATTACTTTTGTTGTATTAACTCGGCTGGAATTTGAACCGGGTTTCTCTCAGTTTAGGGAGAGATCCTGTTGAATTCTTGAATTTACTTAAATATGGGGCTAATTCCGGAAGGGGTTTGCTTTATTTGGTGAATCCGAATGTTTGAATGCGAGAAATCTTGACTGCAGTTCTGGGTTTTTGAGAGATTTATTGTGGGATACTGAAATAGTTGTTGATATCGTAATTTTAGTATTGGCTTGGAAGGTGGGGAGTTCTTACTTTTGGTTTTAAGGAGATTGGATGATAGAACTGCACTTCAATAGAATAGTGTAGTTTGGGGTAGGCATAACAGTTCTACTCCTGAGACATGGCTAGTATAGATGTGGGGAAATATGCCCATAGCCCTGTCCATAAAGCCATAATCTTGAAAGATTATGCCGGTCTCAGGAGGATAATTGCGGGTCTTCCACGGCTTTGTGACCCGGCTGAGATTCATAGTGAAGCAGTTTCGGTGGCTGAAGAAGCTAAGGCTGATGCCATTTCTGTAGTGATTGACCGACGGGATGTTCCTAACCGTGATACAGCTCTACATATAGCTGTGAAACTTGGTGATGAGACTGCAACTGAAATGCTGATGCTTGCTGGTGCAGATTGGAGTTTGCAAAATGAACAGGGTTGGAGTGCTCTACAGGAAGCGATTTGTAATAGGGAGGAAGTGATAGCTAGGTGTATAGTTAGGCATTATCAGCCATTGGCTTGGGCTAAATGGTGCAGAAGATTACCTCGGTTGGTTGCGACAATGAGAAGGATGAGGGACTTTTACATGGAAATTACATTTAACTTTGAGAGCTCTGTTATTCCTTTTATTTCGAGGATTGCCCCTTCAGATACTTACAAGATTTGGAAAAGGGGCGCAAATCTACGGGCAGATATGAGTTTGGCTGGTTTTGATGGCTTCAGAATTCAGCGTGCAGATCAAAGCATTCTCTTCCTTGGTGATGGTTCTGAGGATGGGAAAGTTCCTCCAGGGTCCCTTTGCATGATATCTCACAAAGATAAGGAAATCATGAATGCTTTGGATGGTGCTGGTGCCCCTGCAACTGATGCAGAAGTTCAGCAAGAAGTCGCTGCAATGTCTCAAACAAATATATTTAGGCCCGGAATTGATGTCACTCAAGCGGTTCTTTTACCACAGCTGACTTGGAGGCGGCAGGAGAGGACAGAGACGGTGGGCCCGTGGAAGTCTAAAGTTTATGATATGCATAATGTGGTTGTAAGCATAAAATCAAGGAGAGTCCCTGGAGCTATGACTGATGATGAATTCTTCAATTCTTGCAATGAAAATGAGACAGAGAGTGAGGAGCTTGACAATATTCTGACTGAGGATGAAAGAAGGCAACTTGAGGCTGCACTTAAGATGGATCCTTCTGAGTCAAACAATGAGATTGGTGATGGCATTATTGCTCATCGTCATAGTTGTTACGAGCCGAGGGATATTCCTATTGAGGATACTAATGGTTGGGTCAATGGAGATAAAAAGCAGGAAAGAAAAGGATGGTTCAGTGGCTGGAGGAGAAGGGATAATAAAAGTGAAGCAGATAAGAAACTGACCCCACCAAGAAGTTCCCTTTATGTAGAAGATAAAGTTAGTGATCTTCTTGGAGACTCTCCATCTGGAAGTCAAAATAAACCAGGGAGGCATTTGATGGAGATTTCTTTGAAGAGGGATGAGTACCATGAGCATCGAAGAAGTAGAGAAAACAAAGCTTCTTCATCTACTAGTTCTGAGAGTGGGAGTCGGCGCAAGGATGGGAGCCGTGAGAATGAGTATAAGAAAGGGTTGAGACCAGTTCTCTGGCTTTCCCCTGACTTTCCGCTGCAAACTGAAGAATTTCTGCCATTGCTTGACATTCTAGCAAACAAAGTTAAAGCCATACGGAGACTAAGAGAACTGCTGACAACAAAGCTTCCAAAGGGGACGTTTCCTGTCAAGGTATGCTTGCATAAGTTATCCGTGACATTTCCTgtccattttttattttatttaaacctaGGTTACTAAATTATCATCTCTCTGAGCTTTCTCTAATATAGCGGACATGCTAGCTACCCCATTTTTTTGCCAAGCAATTTTTTAAATTGGGATTTATAGCCCTTCTTGAAATGGAATGAGCGAGAATGGTTGGAAAAAGTTTACTGCAACTTAGGTGAATTAATTAACGCATTGTGTAATATAAGTTATGGTCTAACAGccaaaaagtgataaaaaaaaaggtctTGTTTTCAAGTAACCTCCTAGCTTCATTATTGAGTGGCTCTCCAGTCTCCACACTCTATAACTTATAGCTTGTTTGGGAGCTGTGATTTGatcagaaaagaaaggaaggtgACAAGAAAGACGTCTTTTCTAACGTTTGGGAGTCTTTGTCCTCAAATGTGTATTGAACTAATTTTTATTGACATAtatatccaaaatcattccTTTTCTTACCTTAACTACCAAACAACATTAAAAtcccttctcttcttttctttcctttcataACTTAAcatttccccttttttcttttctaacctaaactcccaaactagctattaGAGAAGTAGTCAGGAATCCAGGATTCTCGTTCTCTTATGTGGTTGAACCTTGAGACTTCAGGGATTTGAATTTTGTTACTGCCTTGTAGTGAGGATATTCATTATGTCAAGCAAATGTGTTGTTGGTTTTTAATTCAGGAGaatgttttgttttttctttttatttgaaaatttgtctCGACTgcatttctcaaaaaaaaaatgttttctttGATACATGTGTTCTTTTGCTGGCCAGAAATTGAGCTCTTATGAATCTGTGTACAATCTTACAACATATTTCACCGGCCTACTCGTGCTATGTGCTGATTGTCATCATTTCTTCTCTTTCATTTAAGACACCACTACATAACCTTCTGTCTGTACTATCAGAATCAGGGAATGATACTTTCGCTAGGCTATCATTTTGTAAAAGGCACAGGAATGTGTTGGGAATTGAGATAATATTGGTGGTCTGTATTTTAGCTACAATCAGAATCCTGCTGTGTTTTGACCATTTGCGTGTAATCTGCTTTTGACTTATAGAAAGCATATCTGTCCTGTTGATTCTGTTAAAGACGCTGATTATTCCTCTCAAATTAAGCTTTGAGGTTGCTTCACTTTGTTCATATCTTTAAATGAATAGTTGGGGTCAATGACGTAATAACTATGGAGAAGGAAATCCatgaaaatggaaataaaataataatggtTGCAAGATAAAGATGACAAACCTTTTGAGAATGAGCTGTCTAAGAAAAATGAGTCTCAGCGTTAAGCCTGTCTTCTTTACCTCtacccaaaaaattttaaagaaaaaaagaataagaaaaaaaatgacttGCTTTTACAGTGGTTAGTATTGTTAGTTTAAAGGACTCGCAGTCTTACATTTGTCTGAATTGCATAGTGAACTTTATTTACTGGAAGGGAGAAGGGGACTAATAAATCTCTTACCATGGAATGCAGAGGTTTCATGTTGGTTTAGTGGCCTTATTGTCTTTTCTTCGCTTTATTTTGTATCATGAGGGCAGAAGGAAGTGTATGAATCTCTTTTAAACAAAGCAGTCACTTTTTTCAAGTGAACATTTTATTGAATTATTGTCTTTGGCAAATATCTAACTCATggtgaaaagttagggtgtaATATCTTGACCTTTTCTCCTTTACTCCGAAAAGGATGGGATTTTATTGAAATGAATTTACCAAGGACTTTCATAtgtttaatgaatgtgttaaaTTGTATTACGCCAACTCCATCAGCTGCTAAGTTAACTTTGAAACTCCCTCATTCATTTCATATCTTTATTGGTATTTCAAGAATTACTGTAACTACGGCTTGAAGAGGTTATGAGGCAGTGATTATTACATAATTCactagaaagaaagaagaataaattttgtattttttaatgTAGAATAGGTAACCAAAGAAGACAgactaaataaaaaattaaacccCCCTTCCCCCGAGGTCCCCTTCCCTCCAGTTAAGGAGTGAGTCCCTCAAAGGTTTCTTGCTAATGAttagagaaaagaagaaacacaAACTTGTCGCTTCAATGATAAAAATTTAGACAACCAAGAGCCTTAGTATGAAAACTGTATAGAAAAACTACCCCTTCATGCTAAATATGTGAGACAATTAATTAAGAGTGAAAGCATACCAAGTTATGACTGAATGCCTGTTTTCAGAATATCAAATTATAGTGAATCACGTAAATACTTTTGTGAAAAGGATGTTTCAAAGCAAAATTTTTTTGGATATCTTTTAATCATCCTGAGATGCAAATTGAGTTGCCCATAGAAACTATTGTAATAACACAACCACAATTGTTTCAATTGCAGCTCAACAAACTCTGGCATGTTCTCTTCATTCACTTGTTTTCTTTAGATTCACATTATGCTTTTGTTGGCTGCATATATTCTAAAAGAAAACTAGGttaaatttgaagggaagttggAAGAAAGAGATCCATATCTTTGTGCTTCTGCTTGGAAAAGTTGCTTTGATTGCAGCTTAACAAACTCTAGCATGTTCCGCATGTTTACTTGTTTCTTTAGACTCTTATTATGCTTATGCTGGCTGAATATATACTTTAAAAGCAAACTAGATTAAATTTGAATGGATGGTGGAAGTAAAACAAGAATCATATTTTTGTCCTTCTCCTTCGAAACTTtggcttttgaattttctgctcAAATGGACATTAAGGTTTTGAATTTACAAGATATTGAGGAACATATGAATAGCAACGTGAAAAATCATTCTCTATAACTtaaaatttccagaaagctTGTTTTCTCAAGGTCGAAAGAATTTTACCTTGGATGGGCTCAGATAATGTGACCTTTTCCTCTGTAGAATTTTTCATGGAGAAGGGTTTCTTAGGATCACAATTGTTAGATGATGGAACTCAATTGTGCAAACATCATGGATCATGGGTCAGAGTTATACTAGGTTTCTCAGGACTCTTTGCATTTGGTATTGGACATTTCCACGTTTTCCAGTTACAGCATACTAGTTGAGTATGTTGACTTTGAAGGGAGTGTTGCTACTATGTTGATGTAAAATTTTACGTCAACTTTGGGAGTGTCTTATTAGCAAGTAATTCTATCAGAACCTTCTTTAAGGTgttgaaagaaaatttttgcTTTCTTAAATTAATGCTCTCTTGTTttagaaaatgagaaatttgCTTCAGTCATTACTTCTTAAGTGTTCTCAAATACACTAAGCATAGTCTCATTTTCTAATTGTTTGTAGTGATTGATGGACTCTTAAGAAAGTTCACTACTATTACTTCTTAAGATCTAGTTAAAATTCTTGTTTCGGAAAAAATAAATGGCATTGAGAATGAGAATCACAAGAATCAGTTTCCCTAAGAGATGTCGTCATATTAGGACGCTTTGAGTTCTTATAGATTGAAACTGTCCTTGATGGAAACATAAGTAGATGATGAtgccaaaagaaaagaactgTCATGCTCCTTTGTTCCTTTCTGTTGgatttcattttgaaatcagCATTCACTGATTACATTTCTACTAGTTATTTTTCTTAGCTTAGCTAAATTTTagctcctctttttcttttagcTGCAAGAGTGATGAGCAGTACACTTTGgctttacttttgctttttgctaaTTTTCATTCTGTTACACTCAATCTGGACATCAAATTGTTCTCACAGCTTACAAACAAGACTTGGAAATTCACATCATCAGGtgctttattatttatttagtcaTCTTTTTTGGCAAAAGTTGAAAATGGTTTTCAGAAATGATGCCTGCCTACTGAGATTTTTGTTCTTGTGCTGTTGGTTTGAATCTCTTGAGGGTCCTGATTTAGAATGTGCTTGGGTATAAATAGCTCGCATGGGTGGGATGTGGGAGCTGTTATTTGTGAGAGACTTGGGTGGTGACTTTCTGGTTCATTGGCATTATTCCTTTGCTGGTTGCTTTTGATAGGTTCTATGTAAGAGGCATACAATAGGACAGTAGATCCTGTTCTTTGGCGTGTACTTTTAGGGTGTGCCCAATTTTTGCCTTCTGTAAGCAATTATCCTTTTTCACAGGTTTAAACAAGAATTTACTGCCTTGATCATATTGAAGTTGCCTTTTGTTACCCTTCACTGAGAAGCCTTATCCTGTTTCAGGTTGCTATACCAGTGGTTCCTACAATTAGAGTGTTGGTTACTTTTACAAAGTTTGAAGAATTACAACCGCTGGATGAATTCTCAACTCCCCCCTCAAGTCCTACAGCTGGCCGTGAGAGCCCGGCAGTTGTGCAGTCCTCAAGTTCATCGTGGTTTCAGTGGATAAAAACCCCGTATAATCGCGCAAGTTCTTCTAATGTTGGCTCAAGTAGTAGGATAGAAAATATCCAAGATCCCTTTCTGCTTCCTGCAGATTATAAATGGGTCACCgctgaagaaaagaaaaagaggatgcATGAAAAGAGCAAGttgaaaa
This region of Coffea arabica cultivar ET-39 chromosome 3c, Coffea Arabica ET-39 HiFi, whole genome shotgun sequence genomic DNA includes:
- the LOC113734420 gene encoding uncharacterized protein, which produces MASIDVGKYAHSPVHKAIILKDYAGLRRIIAGLPRLCDPAEIHSEAVSVAEEAKADAISVVIDRRDVPNRDTALHIAVKLGDETATEMLMLAGADWSLQNEQGWSALQEAICNREEVIARCIVRHYQPLAWAKWCRRLPRLVATMRRMRDFYMEITFNFESSVIPFISRIAPSDTYKIWKRGANLRADMSLAGFDGFRIQRADQSILFLGDGSEDGKVPPGSLCMISHKDKEIMNALDGAGAPATDAEVQQEVAAMSQTNIFRPGIDVTQAVLLPQLTWRRQERTETVGPWKSKVYDMHNVVVSIKSRRVPGAMTDDEFFNSCNENETESEELDNILTEDERRQLEAALKMDPSESNNEIGDGIIAHRHSCYEPRDIPIEDTNGWVNGDKKQERKGWFSGWRRRDNKSEADKKLTPPRSSLYVEDKVSDLLGDSPSGSQNKPGRHLMEISLKRDEYHEHRRSRENKASSSTSSESGSRRKDGSRENEYKKGLRPVLWLSPDFPLQTEEFLPLLDILANKVKAIRRLRELLTTKLPKGTFPVKVAIPVVPTIRVLVTFTKFEELQPLDEFSTPPSSPTAGRESPAVVQSSSSSWFQWIKTPYNRASSSNVGSSSRIENIQDPFLLPADYKWVTAEEKKKRMHEKSKLKKGKNHK